A window from Pseudomonas moraviensis encodes these proteins:
- the pxpB gene encoding 5-oxoprolinase subunit PxpB: protein MNPRIEVVALDCLMLRLFDEIAEANMPWMLAATERLRTAFGAQLIDLVPSYTTLMVHYDLTLLSPAQARELIAEALVDLSPNARSAGQCHVLPVWYDLSVGPELSLLAERSGLAVEEVIRRHSAREYQVFALGFAPGFAFMGLVEKILATPRLSTPRKKVAAGSVGIAERQTAAYPVVSPGGWNLIGRTPAKLFDRHRDGYSLMQPGDTVRFEAVDHAEFIRLGGDDTPLEALA from the coding sequence ATGAATCCACGGATTGAAGTGGTGGCGCTCGATTGCCTGATGCTGCGTCTGTTCGATGAAATCGCCGAAGCCAACATGCCGTGGATGCTCGCCGCCACCGAGCGTTTGCGCACGGCGTTTGGCGCCCAACTGATCGATCTGGTGCCGTCCTATACGACGTTGATGGTGCATTACGATCTGACGCTGCTGAGTCCGGCTCAGGCGCGCGAATTGATCGCCGAAGCGCTGGTCGACCTGTCGCCGAATGCGCGAAGCGCTGGGCAGTGTCACGTCTTGCCGGTCTGGTACGACCTCAGTGTCGGCCCGGAACTGAGCCTGCTGGCTGAACGTAGCGGGCTCGCGGTGGAGGAGGTGATCCGTCGGCACAGCGCACGGGAGTATCAGGTATTCGCCCTTGGTTTTGCGCCGGGCTTTGCCTTCATGGGCCTGGTCGAAAAGATTCTCGCCACGCCGCGCTTGAGCACACCGCGCAAAAAAGTCGCCGCCGGCAGCGTCGGTATCGCCGAGCGGCAGACCGCGGCTTATCCGGTCGTTTCACCCGGCGGCTGGAATTTGATCGGCCGCACTCCGGCGAAACTGTTTGATCGCCATCGCGACGGCTACAGCCTGATGCAGCCCGGTGACACGGTACGCTTCGAAGCGGTCGATCACGCCGAATTCATTCGTCTGGGCGGTGACGACACACCACTGGAGGCACTGGCATGA
- a CDS encoding biotin-dependent carboxyltransferase family protein yields the protein MSRLTIEASTPLCLVQDAGRFGVRHLGVTQGGAADWCSMSWANWLLGNELDAAVVEITLGGFAVVAEEDCLLALAGADLGAQIDRQALAPWRGFTLHKGQRLQFTQPLLGARAYLAAPGGFAAPSVLASCATVVREELGGLDGLGVPLTKGAILSYHGEPRPVRDVPQTQQPDLRSVKPLDLVIGAQIGQFSGQSLFDVFNSTWTIDSRADRMGIRLLGATLHYQGAAMISEGIPLGAVQVPPDGQPIVLLNDRQTIGGYPRLGALTPLALARLAQCLPGAKVRLRPVVQDVAHREHVEYLQRFIDR from the coding sequence ATGAGTCGACTGACGATCGAAGCCAGCACACCGCTGTGCCTGGTGCAGGATGCCGGGCGCTTCGGTGTGCGACACCTGGGCGTAACCCAAGGCGGCGCGGCGGATTGGTGTTCCATGAGCTGGGCCAATTGGCTGCTTGGCAATGAGCTGGATGCTGCGGTGGTTGAAATCACCCTCGGCGGGTTTGCCGTGGTGGCTGAAGAGGATTGCCTGCTGGCGCTGGCCGGAGCGGATCTCGGTGCGCAGATCGATAGACAGGCGCTGGCGCCGTGGCGCGGTTTCACGTTGCACAAAGGTCAGAGGTTGCAGTTCACCCAACCCTTGCTTGGCGCCCGGGCTTATCTGGCGGCTCCCGGCGGTTTTGCCGCGCCGTCCGTGTTGGCCAGTTGCGCGACGGTCGTGCGCGAAGAGCTCGGAGGGCTTGATGGTCTGGGCGTGCCGCTGACAAAAGGAGCGATCCTGAGTTATCACGGCGAACCCCGGCCGGTGCGTGACGTACCACAGACGCAGCAACCGGACCTGCGCTCGGTTAAACCGCTGGATCTGGTGATTGGTGCACAGATCGGCCAGTTCAGCGGGCAAAGTCTGTTTGATGTCTTCAACAGCACCTGGACAATCGACAGCCGCGCCGACCGCATGGGCATCCGCCTGCTGGGCGCGACATTGCACTATCAGGGCGCGGCGATGATTTCCGAAGGGATTCCCTTGGGCGCGGTGCAAGTGCCACCGGACGGGCAGCCGATTGTGTTGCTCAATGATCGCCAGACCATCGGCGGGTATCCGCGCCTGGGCGCGTTGACGCCGCTGGCACTGGCGCGGCTGGCGCAGTGCTTGCCGGGAGCGAAGGTGAGATTGCGGCCGGTGGTGCAGGACGTCGCGCACCGCGAGCATGTCGAGTATTTGCAGCGTTTTATAGATCGCTAA
- a CDS encoding DUF2937 family protein codes for MLLSYVRLVLFAAGLLIGVQVPGFINDYAQRVEAHLIEAQTGLRGFQGTADQFFKGDMQALVAHYRASEDPIFRSDADSLNTLLTRQVALDKQFQAMQGPWYVRFLQVALAADPDIRKETWNGYSYQILLTPEAMIWGMSGALLLSFGIECLFRLIDWVVLGGRRLRQSRPIEDRDVRGL; via the coding sequence ATGTTGCTCAGTTATGTACGGCTGGTGTTGTTTGCGGCGGGCCTGTTGATCGGTGTCCAGGTGCCGGGGTTCATCAACGATTACGCCCAGCGGGTCGAAGCGCATCTGATCGAAGCGCAGACCGGTCTGCGTGGTTTTCAGGGCACCGCCGATCAGTTTTTCAAAGGCGACATGCAGGCGCTGGTCGCGCATTACCGGGCGAGCGAAGACCCGATTTTTCGCAGCGATGCCGACAGCCTGAACACCTTGCTCACTCGCCAGGTCGCGCTGGATAAACAATTCCAGGCGATGCAAGGCCCGTGGTACGTGCGCTTCCTGCAAGTGGCGCTGGCCGCCGACCCGGACATCCGCAAGGAAACCTGGAATGGCTACAGTTATCAGATCCTGCTGACGCCAGAGGCAATGATCTGGGGCATGAGCGGGGCGTTGCTGCTGTCGTTCGGCATCGAATGCCTGTTCCGCCTGATCGACTGGGTAGTACTCGGCGGCCGCCGTCTGCGCCAGAGCCGGCCGATCGAAGATCGCGACGTACGAGGCCTTTGA
- a CDS encoding AAA family ATPase: protein MKFEGTQAYVATDDLKLAINAAITLERPLLVKGEPGTGKTMLAEQLAESFGAKLITWHIKSTTKAHQGLYEYDAVSRLRDSQLGNEKVHDVRNYLKKGKLWEAFESEERVILLIDEIDKADIEFPNDLLQELDKMEFYVYEIDETIKAKKRPIIIITSNNEKELPDAFLRRCFFHYIAFPDRTTLQRIVDVHYPDIKKDLVSEALDVFFDVRKVPGLKKKPSTSELVDWLKLLMADNIGEAVLRERDPTKAIPPLAGALVKNEQDVQLLERLAFMSRRGTR, encoded by the coding sequence ATGAAGTTCGAAGGCACCCAGGCCTACGTCGCCACCGATGACCTGAAGCTGGCGATCAATGCCGCCATCACCCTGGAGCGGCCGCTGCTGGTCAAGGGTGAGCCGGGCACCGGCAAGACCATGCTCGCCGAGCAACTGGCCGAGTCGTTCGGTGCCAAGCTGATCACCTGGCACATCAAGTCCACCACCAAGGCCCATCAGGGTCTTTACGAGTACGACGCGGTCAGCCGTTTGCGCGACTCGCAGTTGGGCAATGAAAAAGTCCACGACGTGCGCAATTACCTGAAGAAAGGCAAGCTCTGGGAAGCGTTCGAGTCCGAGGAGCGGGTGATTCTGCTGATCGACGAAATCGACAAGGCTGACATCGAGTTCCCCAATGACTTGCTGCAAGAACTCGACAAGATGGAGTTCTACGTTTACGAGATCGACGAGACCATCAAGGCCAAGAAGCGCCCGATCATCATCATTACCTCCAACAACGAGAAAGAGCTGCCGGACGCCTTCCTGCGCCGCTGCTTCTTCCACTACATCGCTTTCCCCGACCGCACTACCCTGCAGAGAATCGTCGATGTGCACTACCCGGACATCAAGAAGGATCTGGTCAGCGAAGCGCTCGACGTGTTCTTTGACGTGCGCAAGGTACCGGGCCTGAAGAAAAAACCTTCAACGTCGGAACTGGTCGACTGGCTGAAACTGCTGATGGCCGACAACATCGGCGAAGCCGTGCTGCGCGAGCGCGATCCGACCAAGGCCATCCCGCCGCTGGCCGGTGCGCTGGTGAAGAACGAACAGGACGTGCAACTGCTTGAGCGCCTGGCGTTCATGAGCCGTCGCGGCACCCGCTAA
- a CDS encoding helix-turn-helix domain-containing protein, with amino-acid sequence MLPMKRPRLRSAQVLSDFRLALTFINGQELTVDLGVDIHTCPGLRPLLDRDVFATAVGGDEGWFVEWLEPDIQIGADTLYMDALAQNAQDENTRIFIDWRARTGLSLSEAAEALGVSARSISRYSNGREAVPRSLALACLGWDSLQQRSSIAAEDTGRYVVNRKT; translated from the coding sequence ATGTTACCCATGAAACGCCCGCGTCTACGATCTGCGCAGGTCCTGTCGGATTTCAGGTTGGCGCTGACATTTATCAATGGTCAGGAACTGACAGTTGATTTGGGGGTGGATATTCATACTTGTCCAGGTCTGCGGCCACTGCTTGATCGCGATGTCTTTGCGACTGCCGTAGGTGGGGACGAGGGTTGGTTCGTCGAATGGCTAGAGCCCGACATACAGATTGGCGCAGACACCTTGTACATGGATGCGCTGGCGCAAAATGCCCAAGACGAGAACACACGCATTTTTATCGACTGGCGCGCCCGTACGGGACTTTCGCTCAGTGAGGCGGCCGAGGCGCTGGGTGTGAGCGCTCGGAGCATCAGCCGTTACAGCAATGGGCGTGAGGCAGTGCCACGTTCTTTGGCGTTGGCCTGTCTGGGCTGGGATTCGCTGCAACAGCGCTCATCGATCGCGGCCGAAGACACTGGTAGATATGTCGTCAACCGCAAAACTTAA
- a CDS encoding MFS transporter, with protein MSAPDTLPLSKPAARPGPFDWYRNINQQERRTFWSCKIGYGLDGMDTQMLSFVVPTLIAMWGITTGEAGLIHTSTLIASAIGGWVAGILSDRIGRVRTLQLTVLWFAFFTFLCGFAQNYEQLLIARTLMGFGFGGEWTAGAVLIGEVIRAQDRGKAVGMVQSGWALGWGLTAILYALLFSVLPPEDAWRALFILGIVPAIFVIFVRRLVKDPEIYREAKAAQTPENPAKFYEIFAPGMLFTTFRASLLTTGALGGYYAITSWLPTFLKNERGLSVLGTGGYLAMVIVGSYVGYVISAYLTDLLGRKKNFILFAVGSFTIVLLYTQMPVSNGVMLWLGFPLGFFASGIFSGMGAFLTELFPTRIRGSGQGFCYNIGRALAALFPLLIGLLSQKVPLSMGIGAFAAVSYGVVIIAALSLPETRGKQLEAQ; from the coding sequence ATGAGTGCTCCTGACACCCTCCCTTTATCCAAGCCTGCGGCGCGGCCCGGGCCGTTCGACTGGTATCGCAACATCAACCAGCAGGAGCGCCGCACGTTCTGGAGCTGCAAGATCGGTTACGGTCTGGATGGCATGGACACGCAGATGCTCAGCTTCGTCGTGCCGACGCTGATTGCGATGTGGGGCATCACCACTGGCGAAGCGGGGCTGATTCACACCAGCACCCTGATCGCGTCGGCGATCGGCGGCTGGGTCGCCGGGATTCTCTCCGACCGCATCGGTCGCGTGCGCACCCTGCAACTGACGGTGCTGTGGTTCGCCTTCTTCACTTTTCTTTGCGGTTTCGCGCAAAACTATGAACAACTGTTGATCGCCCGCACCCTGATGGGCTTCGGTTTCGGTGGTGAGTGGACCGCCGGTGCAGTACTGATCGGCGAGGTGATCCGCGCCCAGGATCGCGGCAAAGCGGTGGGCATGGTGCAATCCGGTTGGGCGCTGGGCTGGGGGCTGACGGCGATTCTGTATGCGCTGCTGTTCTCGGTGTTGCCACCGGAAGATGCCTGGCGTGCGCTGTTCATCCTCGGCATCGTGCCGGCGATATTCGTGATTTTTGTCCGACGCCTGGTGAAAGATCCGGAAATCTATCGCGAAGCCAAAGCCGCGCAAACGCCAGAAAACCCGGCGAAGTTCTACGAGATCTTCGCACCGGGCATGCTCTTCACCACGTTTCGAGCGTCGTTGCTGACCACCGGTGCGCTGGGCGGTTATTACGCAATCACCTCCTGGCTGCCGACCTTCCTCAAGAACGAACGCGGTTTGAGCGTGCTTGGCACCGGTGGTTATCTGGCGATGGTGATCGTCGGTTCCTACGTCGGTTACGTGATCAGCGCTTATCTGACCGATCTGCTGGGGCGGAAAAAGAATTTCATTTTGTTCGCGGTCGGCTCGTTCACCATCGTTCTGCTGTACACGCAGATGCCGGTCAGCAACGGCGTGATGCTGTGGCTGGGGTTTCCGCTGGGCTTCTTTGCCTCGGGGATTTTCAGCGGCATGGGTGCGTTTCTCACTGAATTGTTCCCCACGCGGATTCGCGGCTCGGGCCAGGGTTTCTGCTACAACATCGGCCGCGCGCTGGCGGCGTTGTTCCCGCTGCTGATCGGCCTGCTCAGCCAGAAAGTGCCATTGAGCATGGGCATCGGTGCCTTCGCGGCGGTGTCCTACGGCGTGGTGATTATTGCGGCTTTGAGCCTGCCGGAAACCCGCGGCAAACAACTCGAGGCGCAGTAA
- a CDS encoding DUF748 domain-containing protein → MKRRYSWPLWTLAGVVVLLVALHFALPYLVRDYLNDKLADMGDYRGQITDVDLALWRGAYKINGLKIVKVDGKVPVPFVDAPLIDLSVSWHSLWYDHAVVAQVQFLNPEINFVDGGPNKQNSQTGQGTDWREQLGKLLPITLDEVQINDGRITFRNFNSKPPVNMNASNVNASIYNLTNVVDKEGKRDARFEGKALLLGHAPLETTATFDPLSNFEDFEFRLRARDIELKRMNDFASAYGKFDFNAGHGDVVIEAKAEKARLTGYIKPLLRDVDVFNWQQDVENKNKGLFRSVWEALVGGTETVLKNQNKNQFATRVQLSGNVHQQNVNAFEAFLQILRNGFIQAFNARYERPKPDEG, encoded by the coding sequence ATGAAACGTCGTTACAGCTGGCCGCTCTGGACCCTGGCGGGTGTCGTGGTGCTGCTGGTCGCTCTGCACTTCGCCCTGCCCTATCTGGTACGCGACTACCTCAATGACAAGCTCGCGGACATGGGTGATTACCGTGGCCAGATCACCGATGTCGACCTCGCGCTGTGGCGCGGTGCGTACAAAATCAACGGTCTGAAAATCGTCAAGGTCGACGGCAAGGTGCCGGTGCCGTTCGTCGATGCGCCGTTGATCGACCTCTCGGTGAGCTGGCATTCGCTGTGGTACGACCATGCCGTGGTTGCGCAGGTGCAGTTCCTCAATCCCGAAATCAACTTTGTCGACGGCGGCCCCAACAAGCAGAACTCGCAGACCGGTCAGGGCACCGACTGGCGTGAACAATTGGGCAAGCTGCTGCCGATCACCCTCGATGAAGTGCAGATCAACGACGGCCGTATCACTTTTCGCAACTTCAATTCCAAGCCGCCGGTGAACATGAATGCCAGCAACGTCAACGCCAGCATCTACAACCTGACCAACGTGGTCGACAAGGAAGGCAAGCGCGACGCCCGCTTCGAAGGCAAAGCGCTGCTGCTGGGCCACGCGCCACTGGAAACCACCGCCACCTTCGATCCGTTGAGCAACTTCGAAGACTTCGAATTCCGCCTGCGTGCCCGCGACATCGAGCTCAAACGCATGAACGACTTTGCCTCGGCCTACGGCAAATTCGACTTCAACGCCGGCCACGGCGATGTGGTCATCGAAGCCAAGGCAGAGAAAGCCCGGCTCACCGGCTACATCAAACCCCTGCTGCGCGACGTCGACGTTTTCAACTGGCAGCAGGACGTCGAGAACAAGAACAAAGGCCTGTTCCGCTCGGTCTGGGAAGCACTGGTCGGCGGCACCGAGACCGTTCTGAAAAACCAGAACAAAAACCAGTTCGCCACCCGGGTCCAACTCAGTGGCAATGTGCACCAGCAGAACGTCAACGCGTTCGAGGCGTTTTTGCAGATTTTGCGCAACGGGTTTATCCAGGCCTTCAATGCGCGGTATGAAAGGCCGAAGCCGGATGAGGGTTAA
- a CDS encoding vWA domain-containing protein: protein MLLNLFNEMRAAKVPVSVRELLDLINALKQRVTFADMDEFYYLSRAILVKDERHFDKFDRAFGAYFNGLEKLDDHLQALIPEDWLRKEFERSLTDEERAQIQSLGGLDKLIEEFKKRLEEQKERHAGGNKWIGTGGTSPFGSGGFNPEGIRVGDAGKRQGKAVKVWDQREYKNLDDSVELGTRNIKVALRRLRKFARQGAAEELDIDGTIDHTAKDAGLLNIQMRPERRNTVKLLLLFDIGGSMDAHVKICEELFSACKTEFKHLEYFYFHNFIYESVWKNNMRRTSERTSTQDLLHKYGADYKVIFIGDAAMAPYEITQAGGSVEHWNEEPGYVWMQRFMEKYKKLIWINPYPKDTWGYTSSTNIVRDLIEDQMYPLTLRGLEEGMRFLSK, encoded by the coding sequence ATGCTGCTCAACCTGTTCAATGAAATGCGTGCAGCCAAGGTGCCGGTGTCGGTGCGTGAGTTGCTCGACCTGATCAACGCGCTGAAACAGCGCGTGACCTTCGCCGACATGGACGAGTTCTATTATCTGTCGCGGGCGATTCTGGTGAAGGACGAACGTCATTTCGACAAGTTCGACCGTGCATTCGGCGCTTACTTCAATGGCCTCGAAAAACTCGACGACCACTTGCAGGCGCTGATTCCCGAAGACTGGCTGCGCAAGGAGTTCGAGCGCTCGCTGACTGATGAAGAACGCGCGCAGATCCAGTCCCTGGGCGGGCTGGACAAGCTCATCGAGGAGTTCAAGAAGCGTCTGGAAGAACAGAAGGAACGTCACGCCGGCGGCAACAAATGGATCGGCACCGGCGGCACCAGCCCGTTCGGCTCCGGCGGTTTCAACCCGGAGGGCATCCGGGTTGGCGATGCCGGCAAGCGTCAGGGCAAGGCAGTCAAGGTCTGGGATCAGCGCGAGTACAAGAACCTCGACGATTCAGTGGAACTGGGCACCCGCAATATCAAGGTCGCCTTGCGTCGTCTGCGCAAGTTCGCTCGACAGGGCGCGGCGGAAGAGCTGGACATCGATGGCACCATCGACCACACCGCCAAGGATGCCGGCCTGCTGAATATCCAGATGCGCCCGGAACGGCGCAACACGGTGAAGCTGCTGCTGTTGTTCGATATCGGCGGCTCAATGGATGCGCACGTGAAGATCTGCGAGGAATTGTTTTCGGCCTGCAAGACCGAGTTCAAGCATCTGGAGTACTTCTACTTCCACAACTTCATTTATGAATCAGTGTGGAAGAACAACATGCGCCGCACTTCCGAGCGCACCTCGACCCAGGATCTGCTGCACAAGTACGGTGCCGACTACAAAGTGATTTTCATCGGCGACGCCGCCATGGCGCCTTATGAAATCACCCAGGCTGGCGGCAGTGTCGAGCACTGGAACGAAGAGCCGGGCTACGTGTGGATGCAGCGCTTCATGGAGAAATACAAGAAACTCATCTGGATCAACCCGTATCCGAAGGACACGTGGGGCTATACCTCGTCGACCAACATTGTCCGCGACCTGATCGAGGATCAGATGTATCCGCTGACGTTGCGCGGGCTTGAGGAAGGGATGCGGTTTCTTTCCAAATAA
- a CDS encoding LysR family transcriptional regulator, with translation MNLKFLETFVWVARLKSFRLTADKLFTTQASISSRIAVLEGELGVKLFLRDSRGVSLTPEGLKVLDYAEQMLDTMAALRQSIETRSSKVGRVRIGVMDTVIHTWLSPLVAQMTDLYPRVEIELVADTALNLCDQLQKGFLDLVLQTDLVRHESVRSLELASHPLGWIVASNSIYNRDYADLAELAQERIVTYSKNSRPHQDIVALMQASGVMAPRLNCVNSVSAITRLLRDGFGIGALPPVLVAEELARGELTLLDIAQRPANLPVVVSWRVGVEWVEEIVTLCQQVLAGYAQKVGKDCITLTD, from the coding sequence ATGAACCTGAAGTTTCTCGAGACCTTTGTCTGGGTCGCGCGCCTGAAGAGTTTTCGCCTGACCGCCGACAAGCTGTTCACCACTCAGGCGTCGATTTCCAGCCGCATCGCAGTGCTCGAAGGCGAGCTGGGAGTGAAGCTGTTTCTGCGCGACTCACGCGGCGTCAGCCTGACCCCGGAAGGTCTGAAGGTGCTCGATTATGCCGAACAGATGCTCGACACCATGGCGGCGCTGAGACAGTCGATCGAGACTCGTTCGAGCAAGGTCGGCCGGGTGCGTATCGGCGTGATGGATACGGTGATCCATACCTGGCTGAGCCCGCTGGTGGCGCAGATGACCGATCTGTACCCGCGAGTGGAAATCGAATTGGTTGCGGATACCGCGCTGAATCTCTGCGATCAGCTGCAAAAAGGCTTCCTCGATCTGGTTCTGCAAACCGATCTGGTCCGTCACGAAAGCGTGCGTAGTCTGGAGTTGGCCAGCCATCCGTTGGGCTGGATCGTCGCGAGCAATTCGATCTACAACCGCGACTACGCCGACCTCGCCGAACTGGCGCAGGAGCGGATCGTCACTTACTCGAAAAACTCACGACCGCATCAGGATATCGTCGCGCTGATGCAGGCCAGCGGCGTCATGGCGCCACGCTTGAATTGCGTGAACTCGGTGTCAGCGATCACCCGGTTGTTGCGTGACGGCTTCGGTATCGGCGCGCTGCCACCGGTGCTGGTGGCCGAGGAACTGGCACGCGGCGAACTGACCCTGCTCGACATCGCGCAGCGGCCGGCGAATCTGCCGGTGGTGGTGTCGTGGCGGGTCGGGGTTGAGTGGGTCGAGGAGATAGTGACGTTGTGTCAGCAGGTCTTGGCGGGGTATGCGCAAAAGGTGGGCAAGGACTGCATCACCCTCACTGACTGA
- a CDS encoding 5-oxoprolinase subunit PxpA, with amino-acid sequence MSRLLLNCDIGESFGSWTMGLDAEVMPFIDCANVACGFHAGDPSIMRKTVALALEHSVQIGAHPAYQDLVGFGRRSMAYSAQELQDILHYQIGALDGICKAQGGRVSYVKPHGAMYNDMMANPAQLHAVVQAVAAYDRNLPLMLMATRDNAAAQQVGDEYGVTLWFEAFADRAYDSAGRLVSRQLPGAVHHDPEKIIEQALTIAHGGELTASDGSALILRANTLCVHGDNASSVAAVQRIRQALQQSSAS; translated from the coding sequence GTGAGCCGCCTGCTATTGAATTGCGACATTGGCGAGAGCTTCGGCAGCTGGACCATGGGTCTGGACGCCGAGGTCATGCCCTTCATCGATTGCGCCAACGTTGCCTGCGGTTTCCATGCCGGCGACCCGAGCATCATGCGCAAGACCGTGGCGCTGGCCCTCGAACACAGCGTGCAGATTGGCGCGCATCCGGCCTATCAGGATCTGGTCGGATTCGGCCGGCGCTCCATGGCCTATTCCGCGCAGGAGCTGCAAGACATCCTGCATTACCAGATCGGTGCGCTCGATGGCATCTGCAAGGCGCAGGGCGGGCGGGTCAGCTACGTCAAACCCCACGGCGCGATGTACAACGACATGATGGCCAACCCGGCGCAACTGCATGCGGTAGTGCAGGCCGTGGCCGCGTATGACCGCAATCTTCCGCTGATGCTCATGGCGACCCGCGACAACGCTGCGGCGCAGCAAGTCGGCGATGAATACGGCGTGACGCTGTGGTTCGAAGCTTTCGCCGATCGCGCTTACGACAGCGCCGGCCGGCTGGTCTCACGGCAGTTGCCGGGCGCGGTGCATCACGATCCCGAGAAAATCATCGAGCAAGCGCTGACCATCGCCCATGGCGGCGAGCTCACCGCTAGCGACGGCAGCGCCTTGATCCTGCGCGCCAACACCTTGTGCGTACACGGCGACAACGCCAGTTCCGTGGCCGCCGTGCAGCGCATTCGCCAAGCCTTACAGCAGTCGAGTGCGTCATGA